A stretch of Fusarium poae strain DAOMC 252244 chromosome 2, whole genome shotgun sequence DNA encodes these proteins:
- a CDS encoding hypothetical protein (TransMembrane:6 (o12-38i45-64o76-98i119-143o155-178i198-217o)) produces MAELKTYNGYALWLYLPNVPAAAVFTILFALGTTVIAWQMFRTKAWYCSVFVIGGVLEMVGYIVRGVARDKTDELIPFVIQNAFILVAPALFAASVYMTLGRIISSIQAQQLSIIRVKLLTKLFVIGDVISFAVQSGGATMMATSDDPKLGETMIVAGLFVQIVVFGIYIVTTAIFHYRVRTQRSNVFANFGNNWEKLLIMLYIVSALIMVRCKTSSKPDQLTLDQQSGGSGSRGDTLSQRL; encoded by the exons ATGGCCGAGTTAAAGACCTATAACGGCTACGCTTTATGGCTGTACCTTCCTAATGTACCGGCCGCTGCTGTGTTTACTATTCTATTTGCCCTTGGGACAACCGTCATCGCTTGGCAGATGTTCAGAACCAAGGCATGGTATTGCTCAGTTTTTGTCATTGGTGGAGTCT TGGAAATGGTTGGCTACATAGTACGAGGTGTTGCCAGGGACAAGACCGATGAGCTGATCCCTTTCGTTATCCAGAATGCTTTCATTCTAGTGGCCCCTGCCCTTTTTGCGGCATCTGTTTACATGACATTGGGCCGTATTATTAGCAGCATCCAAGCTCAGCAGCTCTCAATTATCCGTGTCAAACTGCTCACAAAGCTATTTGTCATAGGCGATGTCATATCGTTTGCAGTTCAGTCTGGTGGCGCTACCATGATGGCTACATCGGATGACCCGAAGCTAGGTGAAACCATGATTGTCGCTGGCCTCTTTGTGCAAATCGTTGTGTTCGGTATCTATATTGTTACCACCGCAATCTTCCACTACAGAGTCAGAACTCAAAGATCAAATGTCTTTGCCAATTTTGGTAATAATTGGGAGAAACTCCTTATTATGCTTTACATCGTCAGCGCCCTGATCATGGTCCG TTGCAAGACCAG ctcgaagccGGACCAGCTTACCCTAGACCAGCAATCAGGTGGATCcggatcacgtggcgatacgttatcgcAGAGACTTTAG
- a CDS encoding hypothetical protein (TransMembrane:1 (o184-200i)): MPNSDEAGTQVVEPHRKSRNGYNECQNRHIKCDETRPECRNCAISELVCPYLTIPSTPNGPVAASTLTSVVGNHLLAVPRATQDGTRHSGPTFTATHLAFLHYAVTNMLDFMALQVRGRPVIDAALENAYKAPYLLDQVLALSALHILTQDVVQASSFHWQATELQIRALGLFNKAKDHISEDTYVPTFLFASLLGLYVLHKTLH, from the coding sequence ATGCCAAATAGCGACGAGGCCGGCACCCAGGTCGTCGAGCCCCACCGAAAGTCAAGAAACGGTTACAACGAATGCCAAAATCGACATATTAAATGCGACGAAACCCGGCCGGAATGCCGGAACTGTGCCATAAGCGAGCTGGTTTGTCCATACCTCACGATACCCTCAACCCCAAACGGACCCGTCGCCGCATCTACTCTCACCAGCGTCGTTGGCAACCACCTTTTGGCAGTTCCTAGAGCGACACAGGATGGCACACGGCATTCTGGACCGACTTTTACAGCAACCCACCTGGCCTTTCTTCACTATGCTGTGACAAACATGTTGGACTTTATGGCTCTTCAGGTGAGAGGACGGCCCGTGATCGATGCTGCCCTGGAAAATGCATACAAGGCGCCTTATCTCCTGGATCAAGTTCTCGCGCTTTCGGCGCTTCATATCTTAACTCAGGATGTGGTACAAGCATCATCATTCCACTGGCAAGCCACTGAGCTACAAATACGTGCGCTAGGCCTATTTAACAAGGCTAAAGACCACATATCCGAAGACACTTACGTGCCGACTTTTCTTTTCGCCTCACTGCTTGGGCTCTATGTTCTTCACAAAACACTTCATTAA